From Sinorhizobium sp. B11:
CATGACGAAGGAATGCGCGATCGGCAGACCGCGAATATAATCTGCAACGCGCGCTTTATCGGTGAAGTGCGGAGCAAACTTCGTCCCGCCCGAGATCGCATCGACATTTTCGAGCGTGCTGAACACGATATGTCCGACGCCTGCCTCAACCGCGGCATCCGCCAGCTGGCGGCCGATAGGAGCCTCTATCGTTGCTGGCGGTGTAACGGGCGGCGTCATCAGAAACGCGCCGTCCGCGCCTTCGAAGGCAGCGACGAGATCCTTCTGGAAGCCAATCTGGAGAGGGACGGTTACAATTTCAGCTCCAAGCTTCTCCAGGCTCGAAGCCTCCGGTGAATCCTTTTGTCGGGTCAGGGCGCGCACGCGGAAACGCCCGCTGCGAAGGAGCGTCGCTGCGACGCTGCGACCCTGTTTGCTGGTTGCACCGACAATTGCGATAAGTGGCTTATCATTTACAGACATAGTTGCGCTTTGAACCTTTTCCCTGTCGCTGGCTGCAGACTGCGTAGCCAAGCGTCATTTCGGGGAGAGCATTCGGCTGATGCCGCTAGCTCCAACTCGGGAGCAAGTTATCTCATCAGGTTTTCTTGCTGTAGGCATGCGCAATGCATATGATAATGCCGTTTTCTGGATAAATGCCACGGCTTCACACGTCAGTATCAGCGGCTGAACGGTCCGGTCTCTGTCGTATAAAGACGTTGAAGCCCCGCCCATCGCCCGGGCGTCACCCCATAGGCCTTCTTGAAATGCCGGATGAAATGCGCCTGGTCGGCAAAGCCGGTAGCCGCCGCCACATCGGCAAAACCCTCGCCCTCGCCCATCAGCGTCTTTGCCTGCTGCAGCCGCCGCATCAGCATGTAACGATGCGGACTGGTGGCAAAGGCCGTGCGAAAATGCCGTGACAGCGTGAAGCGGTCGAGGCCGGTAACGGTCTCCAGCTCGCCGGAGCGCACCGGCCGCAGTGCATGTGCCTCCAGATAGTCGCGCGCTGCCCGCACCTGTTTCCACGCAACCGCGCCCAGCGCACGGCGGCGCACCTGCGAATGCCGCGACAGGCCACCCGCCACGCGGCTGACGAAATCGTCGACGAAGAGTTCGTCCAGCTCCCGGTCGAGCTCGCCGAGTGCGGCAAGCAACACCTGCGCCAGCGCCCCATCGGCAATGACCGGCTGGTCGACGAAGGGAAGGCCGATC
This genomic window contains:
- a CDS encoding AraC family transcriptional regulator → MSQDLTPQVFEGLERLCAPADSGILTAPAFPGIERIEAQFSGNVFEPHRHDTYALGVTLHGVQTFTYRGERRFSMPGQVIVLHPDEEHDGGAATEAGLHYRMLYMEPALLMECLAAEKIGLPFVDQPVIADGALAQVLLAALGELDRELDELFVDDFVSRVAGGLSRHSQVRRRALGAVAWKQVRAARDYLEAHALRPVRSGELETVTGLDRFTLSRHFRTAFATSPHRYMLMRRLQQAKTLMGEGEGFADVAAATGFADQAHFIRHFKKAYGVTPGRWAGLQRLYTTETGPFSR